From Gouania willdenowi chromosome 18, fGouWil2.1, whole genome shotgun sequence, one genomic window encodes:
- the LOC114480474 gene encoding uncharacterized transmembrane protein DDB_G0283675-like isoform X1: protein MDPYGDTGFGRVRVSRSVVNMFENAQMRRILNHSLGLEYDYELSGDDEETWVQHQIDMANLTSCGYGHGPHGHHGPRSSSFTYRQPQRSTASTCCPSPVKVPPGDSDSERKTRLLQESKKEKERAERKKKKKMKQKERKRREKLKKENKVTGKKEEEGDDDDDDAERSEPEECERDKSEEGAKGEASEDQESKSEVESSNEDNDSCASEV from the exons CGATCCGTTGTGAATATGTTCGAAAACGCCCAAATGCGAAGAATACTGAATCATAGCCTGG GTTTAGAATATGATTATGAGCTCAGTGGAGATGATGAAGAGACCTGGGTACAGCATCAGATAGACATGGCAAACCTGACTTCCTGTGGGTATGGTCATGGCCCTCATGGCCATCATGGCCCCAGGTCTTCCAGCTTTACTTATCGACAACCTCAGAGATCCACTGCTTCAACCTGTTGCCCATCGCCTGTTAAAGTTCCACCAGGGGATAGC gATAGTGAAAGAAAAACCAGACTATTACAAGaatctaaaaaagaaaaggaaagggctgagaggaagaaaaagaaaaag AtgaaacagaaagaaagaaaacgcCGGGAGAAGTTGAAAAAGGAGAATAAAGTCACTGGGAAAAAA GAAGaagaaggtgatgatgatgatgatgatgcagagCGATCGGAACCAGAGGAGTGTGAGAGAGATAAAAGTGAAGAAGGAGCAAAGGGTGAAGCGTCTGAGGATCAGGAGTCAAAAAGTGAAGTAGAATCCAGTAATGAAGACAATGACTCGTGTGCATCAGAGGTTtga
- the LOC114480474 gene encoding uncharacterized protein DDB_G0286299-like isoform X2 has product MFENAQMRRILNHSLGLEYDYELSGDDEETWVQHQIDMANLTSCGYGHGPHGHHGPRSSSFTYRQPQRSTASTCCPSPVKVPPGDSDSERKTRLLQESKKEKERAERKKKKKMKQKERKRREKLKKENKVTGKKEEEGDDDDDDAERSEPEECERDKSEEGAKGEASEDQESKSEVESSNEDNDSCASEV; this is encoded by the exons ATGTTCGAAAACGCCCAAATGCGAAGAATACTGAATCATAGCCTGG GTTTAGAATATGATTATGAGCTCAGTGGAGATGATGAAGAGACCTGGGTACAGCATCAGATAGACATGGCAAACCTGACTTCCTGTGGGTATGGTCATGGCCCTCATGGCCATCATGGCCCCAGGTCTTCCAGCTTTACTTATCGACAACCTCAGAGATCCACTGCTTCAACCTGTTGCCCATCGCCTGTTAAAGTTCCACCAGGGGATAGC gATAGTGAAAGAAAAACCAGACTATTACAAGaatctaaaaaagaaaaggaaagggctgagaggaagaaaaagaaaaag AtgaaacagaaagaaagaaaacgcCGGGAGAAGTTGAAAAAGGAGAATAAAGTCACTGGGAAAAAA GAAGaagaaggtgatgatgatgatgatgatgcagagCGATCGGAACCAGAGGAGTGTGAGAGAGATAAAAGTGAAGAAGGAGCAAAGGGTGAAGCGTCTGAGGATCAGGAGTCAAAAAGTGAAGTAGAATCCAGTAATGAAGACAATGACTCGTGTGCATCAGAGGTTtga
- the LOC114480813 gene encoding tetratricopeptide repeat protein 31-like: MDPYGDTGFGRVRVSRSVVNMFENAQMRRILNHSLGLEYDYELSGDDEETWVQHQIDMANLTSCGYGHGPHGHHGPRSSSFTYRQPQRSTASTCCPSPVKVPPGDSDSERKTRLLQESKKEKERAERKKKKKMKQKERKRREKLKKENKVTGKKEEEGDDDDDDAERSEPEECERDKSEEGAKGEASEDQESKSEVESSNEDNDSCASEELDMSSSFVSKAALIAKRQLDQKAKAMKVEKVSEKECKISVEKPDEAQQADNKELVASSSPSFEDVIKISTDLAVIGNKYASAGDFVTAVRYFTDAIKYNPTEFKLFGNRSLCFEKMQEYEKALADAELSLGIRPGWVKGLFRKGKALAGLKRSMMYRSTAASGN; encoded by the exons ATGGATCCGTATGGCGACACAG GCTTTGGAAGAGTCCGCGTGTCT CGATCCGTTGTGAATATGTTCGAAAACGCCCAAATGCGAAGAATACTGAATCATAGCCTGG GTTTAGAATATGATTATGAGCTCAGTGGAGATGATGAAGAGACCTGGGTACAGCATCAGATAGACATGGCAAACCTGACTTCCTGTGGGTATGGTCATGGCCCTCATGGCCATCATGGCCCCAGGTCTTCCAGCTTTACTTATCGACAACCTCAGAGATCCACTGCTTCAACCTGTTGCCCATCGCCTGTTAAAGTTCCACCAGGGGATAGC gATAGTGAAAGAAAAACCAGACTATTACAAGaatctaaaaaagaaaaggaaagggctgagaggaagaaaaagaaaaag AtgaaacagaaagaaagaaaacgcCGGGAGAAGTTGAAAAAGGAGAATAAAGTCACTGGGAAAAAA GAAGaagaaggtgatgatgatgatgatgatgcagagCGATCGGAACCAGAGGAGTGTGAGAGAGATAAAAGTGAAGAAGGAGCAAAGGGTGAAGCGTCTGAGGATCAGGAGTCAAAAAGTGAAGTAGAATCCAGTAATGAAGACAATGACTCGTGTGCATCAGAG GAGCTGGATATGTCGAGTTCCTTTGTGAGCAAAGCTGCTCTCATTGCCAAACGTCAACTGGATCAAAAAGCTAAAGCGATGAAGGTGGAGAAGGTGTCAGAGAAGGAGTGTAAAATATCTGTGGAGAAACCTGATGAAGCGCAGCAGGCTGATAATAAG GAGTTGGTGGCTTCAAGCAGCCCATCGTTTGAGGATGTTATTAAAATAAGTACTGACCTTGCAG tcatAGGGAATAAATATGCGAGTGCAGGGGATTTTGTTACAGCTGTGAGATACTTCACAGATGCTATTAAGTACAACCCAACAGAGTTTAA GCTGTTTGGGAATCGTTCTCTGTGCTTTGAGAAAATGCAGGAATATGAAAAAGCTCTGGCTGATGCTGAGTTGTCGTTGGGTATACGTCCAGGCTGGGTTAAAGGTCTGTTCAGGAAGGGAAAAGCTCTGGCTGGACTCAAG cggtccatgatgtatcgcagcactgCAGCTTCAGGGAACTGA
- the LOC114480456 gene encoding major facilitator superfamily domain-containing protein 8-like, with the protein MSQFEPDDTTPLLRNDASSEEDHQGEDYGSRWRSIRVMYFTMFLSSVGFTIVITSLWPYLQKIDDSADASFLGWVVAAYSLGQMVASPIFGWWSNYRPSKEPLVCSIFINLSANIYYAYASLPTSHNKIHVLVSRVFVGFGAGNVAVARSYVAGATSLHERTNAMANMSACQALGFILGPALQACLSFIGERGVTVEVFKLQLNMYTSPALLATVFGIINILLVLTVLKQHRVDDHGKQARAINYISEDTADVEEVQESIDHVAVLTSNVLFFLIMFIFAVFETIATPLSMDMFAWTRKEAVLYNGIILCCIGFESIAVFLVVKVSALRFGDRPVLLAGLVLIFCGYFIMLPWGNHYPLIQWADIKNGSLAAEMSGVTLAPNSSVEPVGCPYQQTWCQYIPAIHLAQYITAGVIIGMGYPGCNVMSYTLYSKILGPKPQGVYMGWLTASGSGARTLGPVFVSNVYTILGPRWAFGLLCGMVFGGFLLLVAAYKRLIAFSVRHGRIVA; encoded by the exons atgtcTCAGTTTGAACCTGACGACACCACTCCGTTGCTCAGAAATGACGCAAGCAG TGAGGAGGACCACCAGGGTGAGGACTACGGAAGCCGGTGGAGGTCCATCCGAGTCATGTACTTCACTATGTTCCTCAGCAGTGTAG GTTTCACAATTGTCATCACGTCACTGTGGCCGTATTTGCAAAAG ATTGATGACAGTGCAGACGCCAGCTTCCTGGGCTGGGTGGTCGCTGCCTACAGTCTGGGGCAGATGGTGGCCTCGCCGATTTTTGGATGGTGGTCTAATTACCGGCCGAGCAAGGAGCCGCTGGTCTGCTCCATTTTTATTAACCTCTCAGCCAATATTTACTACGCCTATGCCTCTTTACCCACCAGCCATAACAAGATACATGTGCTCGTGTCCAGGGTCTTTGTGGGCTTTGGGGCAG gtAATGTTGCTGTGGCGAGGTCTTACGTAGCTGGAGCTACATCGCTACATGAAAGGACCAACGCCATGGCGAACATGAGCGCCTGTCAAGCCCTGGGCTTCATACTCGGACCAG CGCTACAGGCCTGTTTGTCGTTCATTGGCGAGCGTGGTGTCACCGTGGAAGTGTTCAAGCTGCAGCTCAACATGTACACGTCTCCTGCTCTACTGGCCACAGTGTTTGGGATCATTAACATCCTGCTTGTTCTCACCGTGTTAAA ACAACACCGTGTGGATGATCATGGAAAGCAGGCTCGAGCCATTAACTACATATCAGAAG ATACAGCTGACGTTGAAGAAGTACAGGAGTCAATCGATCATGTGGCGGTTCTGACCTCAAACGTGCTTTTCTTCCTCATCATGTTCATCTTTGCCGTCTTTGAGAC AATCGCGACCCCGTTGTCCATGGACATGTTTGCCTGGACGAGGAAAGAGGCCGTTCTCTACAACGGCATCATTCTCTGCTGCATTGGATTTGAGTCGATTGCGGTTTTCCTGGTGGTTAAAGTCTCAGCGTTAAG ATTTGGGGATCGTCCTGTGTTGCTCGCAGGCTTGGTTCTGATATTCTGTGGCTACTTCATCATGCTCCCATGGGGGAATCATTACCCCCTGATCCAATGGGCAG ACATTAAAAACGGCTCATTAGCTGCTGAGATGTCTGGGGTCACTTTGGCCCCTAACTCCTCTGTGGAACCAGTGGGATGCCCCTACCAGCAGACCTGGTGCCAGTACATACCTGCTATTCATTTGGCTCAGTACATCACAGCTGGAGTCATCATCGGCATGGGATACCCAGGCTGCAATGTCATGTCCTACACGTTATATTCTAAAATCCTGGGACCCAAACCACAG GGCGTCTACATGGGCTGGTTGACGGCCTCGGGTAGCGGAGCAAGGACTCTGGGTCCGGTCTTTGTCTCCAACGTCTACACCATCCTGGGGCCACGTTGGGCGTTTGGGCTCCTGTGTGGGATGGTGTTCGGGGGTTTCCTCCTGCTGGTCGCCGCCTACAAGCGACTCATCGCTTTTTCTGTGCGACACGGAAGAATTGTAGCGTAG